In the genome of Oryzias melastigma strain HK-1 linkage group LG19, ASM292280v2, whole genome shotgun sequence, the window CATCTTTTTCAAAGTTGCATTTTAGCAAATCACAAGACATTATTTAAACTTAGAAAACCAAAGACTAGAGGTGTAGTCATTAATAACGGCACTACATATTTTAATACACTCAAAACAATTTGTTAGCTCAAAATTCATAAACCACGATGGTGGAGGGATAAACAAATGTTCACTAACCACAAAGATGACAAGAACACCGGTGAATTTACAACACAgtggacaaaaacacaaataagagaATATGACCCGGCAGAAACTCTTAAACTGAAATCTTGTAAcattatataaagaaaatatcctATATAATATCAGTTGATACAGTTTCTACTGTGCAGATTCGATTCAAAACTTGCAATAActgtttttctcatttccaGGTTGTAGTTCAGTTTAAAATTTAGATCTTTGgtttcaatttcaatttcaagTTTGCTTGACAAGAGATGcagttctatttttaaaaacctgcatAGCTTTTAGCAACTGTAACGGTAAATTTCCTCAGGTAAACATACATGTTTATggatgataaaaacatttaataaaaatatctacAATATATTATTAGTTATTGAAGAATAAcattattagcattttattagtaCAACATATACATATTAttagtcaaactcaatcgcacaggtgccaaaatcccaaaaaaaacatcttcggtcgcgggctgaacaggataaacatttcttgaacacactaaaactaattttttaaaactttaaaactgttacttttaaacaattattattacctgcgataatgctagtgtgaaggctgtaggctgaatttggccactgaagatgctaatgctgaaggtgatagctgaaaatgtttacactaatagctgaaaatgctgaagctgataatcagctaaaatatttgctgaacgccaaattaaccaaaaaactacaaaaaaaccctTGGGTTAGCCGAATGTaggtgaaaaaataaactccacaatagcctaaaaaaagtaaaaaaaaaaagccaaaaattaaccaaaaagctcgcatgtagctgaaatattagctaaactccaaaatagcctaaaaatcttagtaaatgccaaaatattttaaaacctagcagaataccaattttgaaaactttaaaactgtaactttttactataattatgaataataaaaaggcaggaatattgttccagaataaaatTTACtctctctaaaaatatattttgtcaaaattatagaagttagaaTGTGCTCAAGATAACATaggtccattaataacaataaaataaaatgatctgcagggccggatccagcccccgggtcttgactttgacatgtgttttttggttgttttttatcTGTAGGTTTTCTCAACATATCCTTCTTTTACTCCAGTTTGTTCATTCTGTATCATGTATTTAGTAGGATCAAGGTTGCCTCttcacacttttgtttttttgtttttttgttctacaGGCCCAGTGATGAGAAACACCCAACAGTAAAAGCTGACGGTACTGTGGACAACCTGGCCCAGGCTGTGGACATGATCCTGAGTCAGAGATTACACTAAATCCACAGCAACGGACGCCCAGGACTCTCCGTTCACTCCTGTAGCTCATAAAAGTGTTGTTTCAGATGGGAAGTGGGCTCCGTGTTTGGGTAATTTCACACAAAACTGTCCAAACATCGCAAGAATTGAACAGAACTTTCCATATACAGTAGATCCTGTATAAACTATTACAACTCACTGCAATGTCAAACGCAGCCATCTGCTGCTCCACATACACCGCCTCACTAACTCTACTAAAATTTGATTCGGGTCTGCAAGAGATAGCTGTGAATGCTTTACAGTTGCACTGCGCGTTTGTCGGTGCGTGACTCGCATAGATAAGATACCTCAAGCTGACACACATGTGCCTGCAACCAGCTGCTGATTGACAGTTATGAGGAAAGTAATGCCGCTCAGACTACCTGCTACGCGAGGGCGACACAGCTGTGTACGTTTAGTTATTAAATGTGAGTCGGGTTTATTTGAGGAAACTCAATGTAAGAATAATATTAGAgtctaaaataaagttatttcactaatgtgtgtgtgtgttatccTGGACTGAGTCATCGTCGCCGAAAAGCTGGAAGTTTGGGGGAAAGTTTGGCAACATATCTCTGGAAATGGGAAGTGGGCTGGTCTGATGGGGATGATAAATGCAGAACACAGCCGAGGCGATAAATAATGTCCAGCtctgagagaaaaaagaaagagggtGGATGGATGAGGGGGGGCTCTCCTGCTTATTTTACTTCACTGTAAGCTTCTTCTGCCGTGTCATAGCTGTATTGTCGACGTCCTCTCATCAGCTTGCCCAAAGTTTGGGATAAAAGGACAGAGGAGAATTGGTTTCTGCGCTTCGCCGTGCCAGCTGGATGAGCGCGGCCTTCTGGAAGTGGGGCGGAAAGCAACCCATTCTCAACTGCTGCCTCCGAGGTTCCTCTGCAGCCAATACATTCAACAAGAACAAAAGCCCCACTGCCAAGTGATCCATTGAGGTCTTTCTGGTTCATTTCACCATTAGCTGACACACAAGCTTAAATGTTATTGGGCAATTAGAGGCAATGAAATGTTACAGAGAATTACAGAAGTATGTCTTGAGTCGGTCGTGCTGCtctttttcagaaataaatattaatgtgttGCTGCAAAGTGCTAGCAGCTGCTACTCCGTTTTCCCAACACAATGTTTGACTGTGTTTTCTGCGTCCTGTTACTGCCTGTTGGCCACGTATCCAGCTATTAAACTTACATTTGACTGCTCTCGGGTGACTTTGCTTGGCTTTAGCCAGCTTCTTTGCAGCGTCCTTGCCTTGCACCGCGTTAAGCACCTCTGCTTGGCAGGTTCCTCGGCTCTAACCCACACCTCCATGGCCTGCTGCGAGGTCATCAACCTGATTCACACaagttacaaattaaaaatgttcctacCGGTGTGCAGTACATGAactgttcctctttttttttttttttttcccctccaagACTTGTCTGGACATGTAATATGTCACAGGACTTATTGACAGATTGTCAGATCGCTGAGCGATTGAAGTTGTTACACATTTGTGCATCAGTTTGTGACCTTTGTGCCTCTCTTACATCTGAGTTTGAGTACTTACTTTTTATGGGCGTATTCGTTTTTGAAGAGTGTCGATTAGAAACTGAGACTTAGGTACAAGTTTTGCATTAGAAAATTGGTTAAAGGGTCCCAAATTAAGttgtaaaatcataaaaaatgagcCATTTGAGGGAGAAACACTTAATTTTAAGGGGATTGACTGTACTCGGACTCAGGAGAACGCGCCTCTGTGATTGAAAGATATTTACTAAAGATCTTTAAGGAAGTTTTGAGTTTTCTATCCAATGTTTATCTAAaaattccatcttttttttactgacaaaacGAGCGTTTGCCTTCATGTTCGCTGCTGCCAAAGTTCATCCACGTTTGTGTGTCATGTTTGGATTCAGCTCCTTTTTTTGACACACTGCTGCTCTCGAAACACCTGCGTTCACCCGCCTTAACAACTGCCAGCTGTGTGCTACCTTGAACTTTCATCTCcgctctttttcttcttcctgtttgaCAGGAAGCGTTGGGTCAGCTGACCACACACCTGCAGCACCTAAATACACAGTTAGCCGTGACAAAAACTTGCGCCTCCTTTTGGAACCGAAGCCCAAAGTTTTCCACGCTTGACAGGCTCTCGGACCAAACACAGAGCCGTCTGTGCTTAGGATGGAGTGGCCACTGTCGTCACTGCCTTCTCCGCGGACACGACCTCTACACCACTGCCCACTCCTCTAAAGCTTGGCCCTCCAGACACAAAGCCTGTTCCAGGAATGCCATACTCGAGCATGTTTGTAACCCAGTTGAAAGGATGATTGTATGTCCTGGAGCCCAACTCAATGTCTTTAAGATTTCCTTTAACCAATCCTACTTTTCTTGCACTTGAGTCCCAACTGTTTGGCCTCCAGTTCAATATGATTTGGCACAGCAGCAGCAAAGTTATGTCAGTGCCGGAGGGGGTTGTGAGCCATTGTGGTCCAGAATATTGGCGTGACGCACCCCTCCTGTTTGTACGCGCCATCTCTGAAACACAGCCTCCTTTCACTCGTGTCACTTCGCTGATTCAAGGCCGTGGCATGGAAGAGGGGGGCTTCAGCGTGTTGGTCTGCTGCGCAGCACGTTCACCCATTTCCTCCACGGGCCTCTGCAGACGCAGAGGCTGCAGCCGGCGAGGAGACTTGCATGCACAGAGAGCACGACCTGTGCGGGCCTCGAGAGTTGTCACGTGACAACGGGAGCATGCACTCCAGAGTCTCAGCATAACTTTTCAAATGACTCAGCTGGCATTTCAACGAAGCGCTGAAAGAAGCGTGGTTAAGACTGAAAGTCGCAGGAGAGCAGACAAAACTCATGAGgctccgtttttttttttttctttttgtgcaccagagccGGGGAGGGGAAGCAAGCGGAGCAGCAACAGCCCTGACACATGGCCCACATTCACAGCCGCCTCCCACGTCACCGTGCTCCACAGAGAAAAAGCCCCTTTTGTTTCCCAAGGCAGGGTAGGAGGGAGGTCTCCTGGGTGAACCGTCGCTTGGCTTCACCTCTCCACCCgccatcaggaaaaaaaaaaaaaatcaagaataagaagggggaccggacgTCCCAAGCCTGCCTGCTTGCTGTCCTTCCCTTTACTCACttcagcacacaaacacaggccTATCAGCAGAAGTGATACTCCTGCTGTGATCGGGTTTTGCCACAACTTAAGTGGGTCAGTTTGCATTGTTGCAACAATAACCATGCTGTTTCTGCAGGTTGGTGAATTCTTTTAGAACACCAGTTTATGAATAGCACAAGCTAAATCTATTCAAGGCCGAGACAGTTTAAAcctaaaaatctactttttatttaagagtTTAAGTTTGAAACCAGACCGCTGCTCCCAAAAATGCCACTTTCGGCTTTGTAAACATGCTTTTTCCTCTACAATCCccctaaaaaaatgtgagtttctCCAGCTTCCTTTTATGGTcttaaaaacaccctttacagGTTAAGTGGCATCTCTAAATTGCCCTCAAGTGAGAGTTAGTGGCAATGTAACAGACTGGTGACcagtccagggtgtaccccgcctctACCAAATTGTagttggataggctccagcaaccctgtgatcccaaaagggattctgcaggttctgaagatgaacTGACCCTGCCATTATcccaaaaatacacaaatcacGACACCTCAAGAATGCAATTTACAAGTGACACATTTGAAActgtgtttatttgtatagaaATTATACTTTTGCATAACTTTGTATTAACAAATCGTAGAAAGAACATGAACACCATTAGGATCTCAATGTCAAGACGTGTCATGTTGAGCTCGTCATCCCAGAGTTGTGTGTTCAGATAGGGACGGGAGGGTATAGCGTCCATTTCTTTGTGTGCTTGTGGTTTTAGCATCAAAGAAAAACTCCTTTTAGTGCAGAGAATTGATAGAAACCGGCTGTGAATTCTCTCCAAAGCAAAGCACTGTTAGGCAAATGGAGGTTAAACAAAAGTTAGAACCCCAAACTCTGAACTTTGGGATcctaaattgcattttttccatgtttccTAGTCATTCTTAGACATTGATTTATTATCCTAAGACACAAGAACGATCAAGTCCCCAAAAATATCGCACAAAGCTCCTAATCagtctcttaaaaaaaaaaaagttagcattagCTTTCCACTTGTTTCGTCCTTAAGACTATGAGTTCTGCTCATCGTACCACCCTGTGATGAAGCTCTATCAGCTCAGTTTCTTTCAATTTGCTCGATGTCGAGCTCTCCTCCCAGTTGGTACATGTCCCTCTTCATGCTgcaaagccccgcccacaaaggCTCAGTGTCCTTCCCGTTGGAGGTTTCCGGCGTCCTCTCATCACAGTCGGCAGAGTTCCAGTCCACCTCCTCTGTGATAGGATCCGACGACTTGTTCCCGTTAAAGTCGCCCTCTTGGGGCTGGAAATCTTTTAAGTTGTGCTCATGTGCAAGTGAGTTGACGGCGTCGCGCTGGGGGGCGCCCCTGGGAGGGGGCGCCGAATCACAGGTCTCCTCGCCCGTGATTCCAGGGCAGCTAAGGCTGTGGAAGCTGTGAAGTTTCTGtggagaaacaaaacatttttttgagaaaCCCACATATTCCTTTCTCCTTCAAACAGTTGGcgcttccatgaattaaaagggacatccatacgtcactaccaaatccgagtccctggtTACTCAAAGTTCAGGTTTAGCTTGCAATGGACGTTCAATGGTCACGCATGTACATGCATCCcgaaaatggtcttaaaaatgttctgaGCTATGTGTGAATCAagcatttacacaaactgtttaatggaagtggttgcttgaacatgCGAGGGCATTATTGGTGTATTAGTGTATTATATGGACAacagtacagaaaaaaaaagcacagtctAGCAATACGCTGGGCTTGGTAGAGTTGTTCAgaagcagaaaatgttctcccaaaagtgtgactgtatcattttttcttctaaataacgcttttttttttgctgctaaaaCTTGTACTCTGGAGAGACTCATAATCCGAAAAATATGGTAatcagtattaaaaaaaataaatcgggGAGGATCCTGGGAAACCCCAGTCTTCTAGGAATCACTGGAAAAAGATCTTTGATATTTGCTAAAACTTGATcctaaaaagttaaagtatttccaaaaatgatgttttgtaAACCAAGTTcagattttgacagaaaaatatcacaaaaaaaaggatAGATTTATAGGGAAAGTTGTGTTAACACAATGTTAGTGtctaatttttgaattttaaaactcCTATATTTCAAACAGCAAGGAGGAATGGGGCTGTGACATTTAACAGAAAcccagtccaaaaaaaaaaaaaaaaaaagtcttccagACCTCCAGAAGGTGCACATCACTCATGCTGGCCTTTTGACTCCGCTGGCCTTTCAGTGGCCCTGCACAATGCATGCATACATACATCTGGGAAACCCAGAAACTTCTCTAGGAAAACTGACATGTGCCAATGCCGCTGCAGGCGAGCCCCGCGACAGCTGTGTGAGCTGGAATGAGGAGCTTTTACGACTGAGGCTTATCCAATCTGTACAGCTAATGTGAAGAAGGGAGGACAGCTGCCTCATGCCTCACCGCGACGGTGGGCCGCAGGGACAAAAGAGAATGGGGCTTCTGTGAGACGCCGTGTCATTTGTGCGTTTATGTAACACCAAACAGGCATGGGACTGTTCAAAAGGGCCGCTCACAGCCTACTTTAACTGCAACCATCAATAGATATGAGAGGAACCCAAACTTATATCAGTTTTAGCTTTGATTGTTCACTTATGCAAAAATGATGCAACCAGGTGAGAAAATGAGGCAAAACCCAACAGTTTTTGTATGAAACATGTCCAAACATGTATTTCTCATCTGAAGCCACATTGCATGTTACTCACTCGATTGCAGCACTTTTAAAAGGCACATGACAAAtactaaaagcataaaaacaatgagCTTTAAGCTCTCAAGGATCTTCTGTGTTTCAACCTTCTTAAGGTTTTATTACAAACATGACTAATCATTTTAGGAGCTTTTCCTACAAGTCTCTCGGGCATTAAAAGGATGTTTTGAAGCgtgagaaaaatagaaaacctctgggttctatttttttaaagcaacaatttGGAGGATTACACAGACAAAACTTATCATCAAAGGACAAGAAAACCCAGAAGCCAAACGGGGTCAGATCTGAACCGATCTTTGGTAAACAGGGAAGCTCGGCCTGTTTTTCTTGGCCTACATTTGTCAACACCAGTCAAGTGTCCCGTTGATGCGACAGACAGACGTTTGGCCCCCCAAAACCGGGGACGCAATCAGCTGCTATGTCGATGTCAGGGAAGCAGCGACCTCCGGGGCGGATTTTGAACATAAAACGCACTGCAGgactttacaaaaacaattagGAACACAGTACGTGACTGAGGAGAATGACTCATCGCCATGACCTTGGCTCTCCGTCCGGATAATCTAATCAATAGCTCATAATGCTCCGTTAGGGCCGGCAATCTCTTAGCTGATTTTACAGGAATCAATACCACCCCTCCTTTGTGACAATCCATAACCTCTGCCACAACCGCTCCCCTTCCAGACGTGCACACACCCCCACGTGCATGCTGGCGTTCTCCTTTAGTACAGTGACAATAAGCTGGCATTTTTGACACAGGAGTacaatttaaagacccattctggtctatttttaaagcattcccaaaataaaaataaaaaaacttgctaGGACATAGTTTTCTGCAAAGCAACCCCACCCTCCGTTCCCATCATCCATAGTTGAGACTTTTTACTCACTCTAATGCTACCTAGCTTGTGGTTCATCCACCGTATTTTCTGTGCAacaaatatgatcattttccaacttatttttttcttctgcttcagattcacaacgatttgaataaataaatactccaaaatgcaattttaagctaaactttgttcatatatgtccttcatcatcagaaaaataccacaataacatgctaaaatcaaaatttccaTTGGGAACTAAAGGAAAGTCCTTCTAAAACGATCTGAGAGAATGTTCCTTTCATGTATCTGCCAGCTCTGACCGTTTCCTCACAGACGTGCAACAATGCTGGAACAGCAGGAAAGAGCCGCCGATAACAATCGGAGTGCCCTGACACCactctgtaaaaatattgttgGGTTTTGGCTCGCCGGAGGTCGTCTTCTCCGCTCTGACCTCTCCGGCGTCTGTGCTTGTTGTGTCACTGTTGTTAAGACACTGCTGAGCTCCTtcaaggaggggggggggtgtttaTAATCTCCAAAAACTTCACGGAGCGGGTCAGAAACCAAATCAGCTGAGCACGGACCGACTTCACAGGCGATTCAACCCCCCCTGAGCAAACATCTGACACAACCATCAGGTAACACCTTTAATAAGCATCTGGGGGAGGGGGACCTTGAGCTGGGCCTGCACGAATGAATGATTGCTGTTTATGAGCGGCGCCTGAAGTAACGCTCAGAGGTGTGCTGAGGGAGAATGGACACAATGGCCTGACCTTCACTGCTCGGGTTTGTTTATCCAACATGAAAGGCACAAATTGCCCCAACAACAGAATGTAACAAGCAAATGTTACAGCCACCGATGGAGCTAGCAGCACCTCGGGCTGTAAAGGTCATTTGAGGAGGACAAAAGGTGTCTGCTCCGAGTTCAGCAGGTTGGAAAATACCAAATGTGTTCTCTAATGAATGACTGATGACTTCTGTGAGGACAAAATGTTcgctcaactttttttttctaaatgagatCACGGTCAAACACCCACCTGGGTCATCTTTGCCAGATCCAGTGAAGGCCTCTGTTTGTGCGTGTCGTCTGGTCTTCTGCGCTTCACGCCAATCTTCTTTTCATTGAGCACACACGGCTGAGAGCGACTCCGGGCCAGACCGCCCTGCCCGCCGCGGCGCTCCAGCTCGGGAGTGGAGTCTGGAGAACTCGGTGGTGAAGGTCCACGCGGCTCGGGGACACATATCTGTTCATTAGAGAGGGAGAGGGGCTGCGCTGAAGGGTCGGACGCCAGGGGCATGGAGGACGAGTGGGTCAGGCTGGTGAAGGCGTAGGGTAAGTGCTGGGTGAAAGACGGCGCCTCCAAGGCGTTGGAGCGGGCGGGCAGACTGAAGCTGGAGCTGCGCTGCATGGCGGGGAACGCCAGCTGCAGGTTTCCGACACTACTGCGTTGGACGCTGCCGCCACTGTGGCACCTCCTCTTCTCCACCGTCGTCCACACCCGAGAGCCCTGCGGACGCCAGGTGGAGCGGCAGCCCCCCAGCTCGTCGGAGCAAGACAAGGACCGACACTGTCTCTTGCTTGGGGGCGCCGTGACATGCGAGGACGAGGCCTCGGTCAGACTCAAGTCCTGCAGCAGGCTGGTGAGCGTGCTGGAAGCAGAGCTAACGTCCCAGTCCCATTGGGCGGAGCTTGTGTGCACCTCCGGCAGGACGTCCCACAGGCTTTCCAGGCTGGTCCCAACTGGCCTCTGCCGTATGGAG includes:
- the fam53b gene encoding protein FAM53B produces the protein MCVAMVIILKKTLEKKGADDVTASRANLGPFQAQTMSQGAALFSCGLMERSRWHDGPHSYSIRQRPVGTSLESLWDVLPEVHTSSAQWDWDVSSASSTLTSLLQDLSLTEASSSHVTAPPSKRQCRSLSCSDELGGCRSTWRPQGSRVWTTVEKRRCHSGGSVQRSSVGNLQLAFPAMQRSSSFSLPARSNALEAPSFTQHLPYAFTSLTHSSSMPLASDPSAQPLSLSNEQICVPEPRGPSPPSSPDSTPELERRGGQGGLARSRSQPCVLNEKKIGVKRRRPDDTHKQRPSLDLAKMTQKLHSFHSLSCPGITGEETCDSAPPPRGAPQRDAVNSLAHEHNLKDFQPQEGDFNGNKSSDPITEEVDWNSADCDERTPETSNGKDTEPLWAGLCSMKRDMYQLGGELDIEQIERN